The sequence CTTATCGCTCGGCTTCCCACCGACGTTATCGTTAATCACTACCCATTACCAGCAGAGCTCGGCAACGCTCGCTACCAAAGCAGCAACTACTATTTTGGGGCCATTCGCGCCATGCTGCTCGATGAAGAGGTGGCATCAAGCATTGAAATGCGTCATGCCACGGCCATGACGGTGCCCTACGTCATGGAAGGCTCAACCAGTGACATCGAGTTTTACAACGAGGTGATGGCAGACTTTGATTTAGAAATGTTGATGGAACAGATGTTAAGTGCGACGGAATTTGGTTTTATGCCAGTGGAGCTTATCTGGGAGAAATTCGGCTCACAGCTTTGCCTCACCCACTCAGAGCCCAAACGCCCTGAAGACTTCCGTCTATTAAAGGATGGTACCTTAGTGTACGGCGCTGTGGACTACACAGCGAAAACGCCTGTAGCAGGGAAAGTCATTCCCGTGCTGCGCAATGCGACCACTGAGCGTCCATACGGCGAAACTATCTTAGAGTCAGTGTGGCCTATTTGGCAAAGTAAGTGGATCAGCTGGGCCAACATCGAGCGC is a genomic window of Vibrio crassostreae containing:
- a CDS encoding phage portal protein family protein produces the protein MIKNLTLSSLIARLPTDVIVNHYPLPAELGNARYQSSNYYFGAIRAMLLDEEVASSIEMRHATAMTVPYVMEGSTSDIEFYNEVMADFDLEMLMEQMLSATEFGFMPVELIWEKFGSQLCLTHSEPKRPEDFRLLKDGTLVYGAVDYTAKTPVAGKVIPVLRNATTERPYGETILESVWPIWQSKWISWANIERLGEKYAIPTAIALAENANGGDDVQAIANSLAPVMNGDAVALSGVKEIVTLDANGKVDELLRTIEYIDNKIAKRITGQTLTNGNQKYGSRSLGEVHERAGMRVSKRDARMVHKTLNDTLLKWIFLVNGREGSLKIRVDEDAYKELVNNIVDSPSSSRESTYLSDAPGKHLCLL